Proteins encoded within one genomic window of Pseudorasbora parva isolate DD20220531a chromosome 3, ASM2467924v1, whole genome shotgun sequence:
- the LOC137070908 gene encoding neuronal tyrosine-phosphorylated phosphoinositide-3-kinase adapter 1 isoform X1: MSSGSAQDVAVENFLRDIERRGQWLHCAVIGCEEEHPRGDMNLLYRKSRLDWRHRDQESKKSSNYKDASSATVGKVRDLASFRRHFRMGFMTMPASQDLSPHSCVAAMAPRSQSCHAVGTGEGEELENGYYPDSDPQNQSNPSRCPPAKPKRHPNTRLSSTAQQEHSSRGVHAPPDTPPPPPPNHPNKHPEKRNAMKKSDSGEMSGRKVPPLKPKRSPSTQLSFDPPPPRAQPSTTPLPFQSSEPSPRGEGGDDEPVYIEMVGQVFTRETHSAPTPHPLTPSATTPDSDSDQGEAIYEEMKYPLPDDAAREAHRRLPLKHERMKSSKAYHSSIISSSTSSTSSSLPRPSSSSPACSSSKPKATVSLSHSSPLPSSCSSASSTPVPQALSSSPHPPRAPTPFLLPGSKSEHEPSCSKIPAPFPNLLQHKPPLLAFPQPAAASSGVGAQHKTSSAKISVQSASSLPASTSTSSSTSSTSTSKDSTGVEKEREKERREGHLGPTPGLRARSHSTPLPPSSKSSSPYSHHHHHHHPHHRPSHYHHYRKPEKEMSSAGKGSGQSSTQTQTQPKEGKSVSFLLKSEKSERERDRERDRDRDRDRDRDRDRDRDRDRDRERDRDRDRDRDLSTPSSSHTETSSSNTYTHTSQTGTSTTPTQSQPSSSTAATPPSSSSSSQRPPSRSHMHRSHTPHLSHGLPSYKPPPSDSPLLWTYPSVGFRRPPAYDSLRGGSQLPSLHTDPNKTGSVAQALQAKAGFIPWESAAALGLTEEQAYWPMHRKLSFSHGSRDTEKEDGGVWNGSADALLRRERDDLAAMRCGGHSGIPVRATGRHSESLAGADGPPGLRGLIRAGLPLPCQTFPACRNGELGRLGRSSSTSGVRQAGGDVQRQSSLPAREALNQFHALSQVQSQAPCSPSLSRQQQQQYQHQQQVQLQFQQLAQLAAQAQVPIGAGKAGTSAAPAQRDGKLLEVIERKRCLCKEIKAHRRPDKSLCKQDSMPILPSWRRTPEPRKTGTPPCQRPQAVVWDTAI, from the exons ATGAGCTCTGGCTCCGCCCAGGATGTGGCGGTGGAGAATTTCCTGCGTGACATAGAGAGGCGGGGCCAGTGGCTGCACTGCGCTGTTATTGGCTGTGAGGAGGAGCATCCCCGTGGCGACATGAACCTGCTGTATCGGAAAAGTCGACTGGACTGGAGACACAGAGATCAGGAGAGCAAGAAAAG CTCTAACTATAAAGATGCCTCCTCTGCAACAGTCGGGAAGGTTCGGGATCTGGCGTCATTTCGGCGTCATTTCCGAATGGGATTTATGACGATGCCAGCGTCCCAGGACCTATCGCCTCACTCTTGTGTGGCTGCTATGGCCCCACGCTCTCAATCCTGCCATGCTGTGGGCACCGGTGAGGGAGAGGAGCTAGAGAACGGTTATTATCCAGACTCAGACCCCCAAAACCAGTCAAATCCATCCCGTTGCCCCCCAGCCAAGCCTAAACGCCACCCCAATACTCGTCTCAGCTCGACGGCCCAGCAGGAGCATTCTTCCCGTGGGGTCCACGCACCACCTGACACTCCACCACCTCCACCTCCCAATCACCCAAACAAACACCCAGAGAAGCGGAATG CAATGAAAAAATCTGATTCGGGTGAAATGTCGGGACGGAAGGTTCCTCCATTGAAGCCCAAACGGAGTCCAAGCACACAGCTCTCCTTTGATCCCCCGCCCCCTCGGGCCCAACCCTCGACCACACCCCTTCCCTTCCAGAGCTCTGAGCCCTCTCCACGGGGCGAGGGTGGAGATGACGAGCCGGTTTACATTGAGATGGTGGGCCAGGTCTTCACCCGAGAGACTCACAGCGCCCCAACTCCTCACCCTCTCACGCCCTCCGCCACCACGCCTGATTCTGACTCAGACCAAGGAGAGGCCATTTATGAAGAGATGAAGTACCCCCTCCCAGACGACGCGGCTCGAGAAGCCCACCGCCGATTGCCACTCAAACACGAGCGTATGAAGTCCTCTAAAGCGTACCACTCCTCCATAATCTCATCCTCCACATCCTCCACCTCTTCCTCACTTCCGCGcccctcttcctcttctccagcctGTTCCTCCTCCAAGCCTAAAGCTACCGTCTCTCTTTCACACTCCTCTCCTCTGCCTTCATCCTGCTCCTCTGCATCCTCCACTCCTGTACCTCAAGCCCTCTCCTCCTCACCACACCCTCCCCGCGCACCCACGCCCTTCTTGCTGCCAGGGTCCAAGTCTGAACATGAGCCTAGCTGCAGTAAGATCCCGGCACCCTTCCCCAACTTgctccaacacaaaccccctcTCCTAGCTTTTCCTCAGCCGGCCGCTGCTTCCAGTGGGGTGGGGGCTCAACACAAGACCAGCTCAGCCAAGATCAGCGTGCAATCAGCCTCCAGCCTGCCAGCATCTACCAGTACGTCCTCCAGCACAAGCTCCACCAGCACTTCCAAAGATTCCACTGGAGTCGAGAAAGAAcgagagaaggagaggagggAAGGACACCTGGGGCCGACACCGGGACTCAGAGCCCGCAGTCATTCCACTCCTCTGCCACCGTCGTCGAAGTCCTCCTCTCCATATtcccaccatcatcatcaccaccaccctCACCACAGGCCTTCCCACTATCACCATTACCGCAAGCCTGAGAAAGAGATGTCGTCAGCGGGCAAGGGGTCAGGACAGTCCTCCACCCAGACACAAACACAGCCTAAGGAGGGCAAGTCCGTCAGCTTCCTGCTCAAGTCCGAAAAATCGGAGAGGGAAAGGGATCGAGAGAGGGATCGAGATCGAGATCGAGAtcgagacagagacagagacagagacagagacagagacagagacagagaaagagacagagacagagacagagacagagacctGAGCACGCCATCATCCAGTCATACTGAGACCTCCTCCTCAAACACTTACACGCACACTTCTCAAACCGGCACGAGTACCACTCCAACTCAGAGTCAACCATCATCGTCCACAGCAGCCACGCCACcttcctcctcttcttcctctcAGCGCCCGCCATCTCGCTCTCACATGCACCGGTCACACACTCCGCATTTGTCTCATGGCCTTCCTTCTTACAAACCTCCCCCCTCTGACAGCCCCCTGCTCTGGACCTACCCCTCGGTTGGCTTCCGCCGACCACCTGCCTACGATAGCTTGCGCGGGGGCTCGCAGTTGCCATCCTTGCACACAGACCCCAATAAAACTGGATCTGTAGCCCAGGCATTGCAGGCCAAGGCCGGGTTCATTCCCTGGGAGAGCGCAGCTGCCTTGGGGCTCACAGAAGAACAGGCTTACTGGCCCATGCACCGAAAGTTATCATTCAGTCATGGGAGCCGAGACACTGAGA AGGAAGACGGAGGTGTGTGGAATGGCAGCGCAGATGCTCTGTTGAGGAGAGAGAGGGATGATCTAGCAGCCATGAGGTGTGGCGGACACTCTGGAATACCTGTGCGGGCAACAGGGAGACACAGCGAGAGTTTGGCTGGGGCGGATGGACCACCAGGGTTGAGAGGACTGATACGAGCAGGCCTGCCCTTACCCTGCCAAACCTTCCCAGCATGCCGCAATGGAG AGTTGGGTCGCCTTGGCAGGTCTTCCTCCACATCAGGGGTGAGACAAGCAGGGGGTGACGTTCAAAGGCAGAGCAGCCTGCCAGCCAGAGAAGCACTCAACCAG TTCCATGCTCTCTCGCAGGTTCAGTCTCAGGCTCCCTGCAGTCCATCTCTGAGccggcagcagcagcagcagtaccAGCACCAGCAGCAGGTCCAGCTCCAGTTCCAGCAGCTGGCTCAGCTTGCTGCGCAGGCCCAGGTACCCATCGGCGCGGGCAAAGCCGGCACTTCCGCAGCTCCGGCCCAGCGTGATGGCAAGCTCCTGGAGGTGATCGAGAGAAAGCGCTGCCTGTGTAAGGAGATTAAGGCTCATCGCCGGCCAGATAAGAGCTTATGTAAGCAGGACAGTATGCCTATTTTACCCAGCTGGAGGAGAACGCCGGAGCCCCGCAAGACTGGAACGCCGCCCTGCCAGAGGCCGCAGGCTGTGGTGTGGGACACGGCCATCTGA
- the LOC137070908 gene encoding neuronal tyrosine-phosphorylated phosphoinositide-3-kinase adapter 1 isoform X2 yields the protein MKKSDSGEMSGRKVPPLKPKRSPSTQLSFDPPPPRAQPSTTPLPFQSSEPSPRGEGGDDEPVYIEMVGQVFTRETHSAPTPHPLTPSATTPDSDSDQGEAIYEEMKYPLPDDAAREAHRRLPLKHERMKSSKAYHSSIISSSTSSTSSSLPRPSSSSPACSSSKPKATVSLSHSSPLPSSCSSASSTPVPQALSSSPHPPRAPTPFLLPGSKSEHEPSCSKIPAPFPNLLQHKPPLLAFPQPAAASSGVGAQHKTSSAKISVQSASSLPASTSTSSSTSSTSTSKDSTGVEKEREKERREGHLGPTPGLRARSHSTPLPPSSKSSSPYSHHHHHHHPHHRPSHYHHYRKPEKEMSSAGKGSGQSSTQTQTQPKEGKSVSFLLKSEKSERERDRERDRDRDRDRDRDRDRDRDRDRDRERDRDRDRDRDLSTPSSSHTETSSSNTYTHTSQTGTSTTPTQSQPSSSTAATPPSSSSSSQRPPSRSHMHRSHTPHLSHGLPSYKPPPSDSPLLWTYPSVGFRRPPAYDSLRGGSQLPSLHTDPNKTGSVAQALQAKAGFIPWESAAALGLTEEQAYWPMHRKLSFSHGSRDTEKEDGGVWNGSADALLRRERDDLAAMRCGGHSGIPVRATGRHSESLAGADGPPGLRGLIRAGLPLPCQTFPACRNGELGRLGRSSSTSGVRQAGGDVQRQSSLPAREALNQFHALSQVQSQAPCSPSLSRQQQQQYQHQQQVQLQFQQLAQLAAQAQVPIGAGKAGTSAAPAQRDGKLLEVIERKRCLCKEIKAHRRPDKSLCKQDSMPILPSWRRTPEPRKTGTPPCQRPQAVVWDTAI from the exons ATGAAAAAATCTGATTCGGGTGAAATGTCGGGACGGAAGGTTCCTCCATTGAAGCCCAAACGGAGTCCAAGCACACAGCTCTCCTTTGATCCCCCGCCCCCTCGGGCCCAACCCTCGACCACACCCCTTCCCTTCCAGAGCTCTGAGCCCTCTCCACGGGGCGAGGGTGGAGATGACGAGCCGGTTTACATTGAGATGGTGGGCCAGGTCTTCACCCGAGAGACTCACAGCGCCCCAACTCCTCACCCTCTCACGCCCTCCGCCACCACGCCTGATTCTGACTCAGACCAAGGAGAGGCCATTTATGAAGAGATGAAGTACCCCCTCCCAGACGACGCGGCTCGAGAAGCCCACCGCCGATTGCCACTCAAACACGAGCGTATGAAGTCCTCTAAAGCGTACCACTCCTCCATAATCTCATCCTCCACATCCTCCACCTCTTCCTCACTTCCGCGcccctcttcctcttctccagcctGTTCCTCCTCCAAGCCTAAAGCTACCGTCTCTCTTTCACACTCCTCTCCTCTGCCTTCATCCTGCTCCTCTGCATCCTCCACTCCTGTACCTCAAGCCCTCTCCTCCTCACCACACCCTCCCCGCGCACCCACGCCCTTCTTGCTGCCAGGGTCCAAGTCTGAACATGAGCCTAGCTGCAGTAAGATCCCGGCACCCTTCCCCAACTTgctccaacacaaaccccctcTCCTAGCTTTTCCTCAGCCGGCCGCTGCTTCCAGTGGGGTGGGGGCTCAACACAAGACCAGCTCAGCCAAGATCAGCGTGCAATCAGCCTCCAGCCTGCCAGCATCTACCAGTACGTCCTCCAGCACAAGCTCCACCAGCACTTCCAAAGATTCCACTGGAGTCGAGAAAGAAcgagagaaggagaggagggAAGGACACCTGGGGCCGACACCGGGACTCAGAGCCCGCAGTCATTCCACTCCTCTGCCACCGTCGTCGAAGTCCTCCTCTCCATATtcccaccatcatcatcaccaccaccctCACCACAGGCCTTCCCACTATCACCATTACCGCAAGCCTGAGAAAGAGATGTCGTCAGCGGGCAAGGGGTCAGGACAGTCCTCCACCCAGACACAAACACAGCCTAAGGAGGGCAAGTCCGTCAGCTTCCTGCTCAAGTCCGAAAAATCGGAGAGGGAAAGGGATCGAGAGAGGGATCGAGATCGAGATCGAGAtcgagacagagacagagacagagacagagacagagacagagacagagaaagagacagagacagagacagagacagagacctGAGCACGCCATCATCCAGTCATACTGAGACCTCCTCCTCAAACACTTACACGCACACTTCTCAAACCGGCACGAGTACCACTCCAACTCAGAGTCAACCATCATCGTCCACAGCAGCCACGCCACcttcctcctcttcttcctctcAGCGCCCGCCATCTCGCTCTCACATGCACCGGTCACACACTCCGCATTTGTCTCATGGCCTTCCTTCTTACAAACCTCCCCCCTCTGACAGCCCCCTGCTCTGGACCTACCCCTCGGTTGGCTTCCGCCGACCACCTGCCTACGATAGCTTGCGCGGGGGCTCGCAGTTGCCATCCTTGCACACAGACCCCAATAAAACTGGATCTGTAGCCCAGGCATTGCAGGCCAAGGCCGGGTTCATTCCCTGGGAGAGCGCAGCTGCCTTGGGGCTCACAGAAGAACAGGCTTACTGGCCCATGCACCGAAAGTTATCATTCAGTCATGGGAGCCGAGACACTGAGA AGGAAGACGGAGGTGTGTGGAATGGCAGCGCAGATGCTCTGTTGAGGAGAGAGAGGGATGATCTAGCAGCCATGAGGTGTGGCGGACACTCTGGAATACCTGTGCGGGCAACAGGGAGACACAGCGAGAGTTTGGCTGGGGCGGATGGACCACCAGGGTTGAGAGGACTGATACGAGCAGGCCTGCCCTTACCCTGCCAAACCTTCCCAGCATGCCGCAATGGAG AGTTGGGTCGCCTTGGCAGGTCTTCCTCCACATCAGGGGTGAGACAAGCAGGGGGTGACGTTCAAAGGCAGAGCAGCCTGCCAGCCAGAGAAGCACTCAACCAG TTCCATGCTCTCTCGCAGGTTCAGTCTCAGGCTCCCTGCAGTCCATCTCTGAGccggcagcagcagcagcagtaccAGCACCAGCAGCAGGTCCAGCTCCAGTTCCAGCAGCTGGCTCAGCTTGCTGCGCAGGCCCAGGTACCCATCGGCGCGGGCAAAGCCGGCACTTCCGCAGCTCCGGCCCAGCGTGATGGCAAGCTCCTGGAGGTGATCGAGAGAAAGCGCTGCCTGTGTAAGGAGATTAAGGCTCATCGCCGGCCAGATAAGAGCTTATGTAAGCAGGACAGTATGCCTATTTTACCCAGCTGGAGGAGAACGCCGGAGCCCCGCAAGACTGGAACGCCGCCCTGCCAGAGGCCGCAGGCTGTGGTGTGGGACACGGCCATCTGA